A DNA window from Canis lupus dingo isolate Sandy chromosome 2, ASM325472v2, whole genome shotgun sequence contains the following coding sequences:
- the CRYBG2 gene encoding beta/gamma crystallin domain-containing protein 2 isoform X1 has product MEGAGGPPAQAEAPVVSTTLAWRRPPAQEEMRHRFHKVSLVSGAQTEAPREEMLEYSHGREEVNGFATRAESTISYKGPRDGAGSKSFQSHGPIFSKKYTLLPKEKRPVGRRKEAVDQGDSSPQEPRTEQANPEALARTELLVPLPGPREPSPHPGVSLSSGSPRSLEERRVTRTVQTTVVVGGHVERRVNSSVTVGPGPWGEAQPRGRNVVRAVRAVVVSPQAEGSPTRSQARELLSSLVPTERSPAASRLPRPTAVVPRNPGLGGPGGAASGQLPELGMAEPKDRSALGPAGSSEDGHPPPNQDVPAAHPEQDQSRAPEVLTRQGASGPTQPSPQISRSHVSLPSSLGRQTPTPSLDPEHPPEQPAVPTYPRTQLTLKPRVPQALPSIKREGLTDPSVVTSPPMAKSEVLVTGPGQSLAPSSTRRKAVPSSGALSAPSSPGNKLVRDSEHVPVFSLTQAEVVAGPAAPAASSPKPSKVVQAPAGSPSTPKEAVHVTKGDLASCPSQDEAVEGLTTFTIPSPQEEEIVEGSKVSPIASPTQKELVQDPGAPAAPFSTQTVIAQDTAVPPAPSSEGKVSPSPGGPPASVLIRAEASLESQIVPNSTEGEMLPETSREEEEVALAADMEMFLDTLRSMEPPEILRTHRLPRAPRSSYLAMYATLPAIEEDQPGPWVLGPSPQEVPTLEGKEEEEEEEEEPENPYLSDDEKLQRRQEKAGPSPSWDSRPARPPQVSCSPLEMMKKHVADAKGPRPELGPEWQASSRPTSRLGGSLLFSGLVSATQEAPISEPLGTKLSALPPHVTPGTRKVPGQLPLLCSERPPPEKPACAQPLVGWSPALKIQGKLNTRPGKMILFSEPGCQGSSREVWEDTADTSSWPRVASVRVVRGCWVLYEEPEFRGRKLVVPEGDVDLGAPGPAWSTQGIGSVRRVVRDYSTPEIIVYSEKGLKGEQVELTDALEDTQGLEKPLQAASATVSAGLWLLYPKPSFEDSPCILEPGEYPTLEAWGTSDLRVGSLKPMRLGCPSVEKPREPKVVVYEATGFQGQSWEVSRDIYNLQEPEDSQSPHLASVGSLRVLGGCWVGYQKAGFRGHQYLLEEGEYADWSHWGGYDEALTSLRVIRTDFGDPALVLFEATDFEGHAAEVREALPDVELARHGPHTQAIHVLSGVWVAYQKVGFSGEQYVLEKGVYRTCDDWGAGNSALASLQPVLQVGEHNLHFVSKIQLFSGPDFLGDHISFEDDQTSLPVSFQPQSCRVHGGSWILFGEKNFEGDQYILSEGEFPTLTAMGCLSSTVLGSLQKVPLHFSEPSIFLYGLECFEGKEIELDREVRSLQAEGFNNHVLSLRIKGGVWVLCEHSDFRGRQWLVGSCEITNWLTYSGTQRVGSLYPIKQRRVYFRLWNAALRGFLAVPDHVEDMKAGRVVVSEPQAGGSCIWYYEDGLLKNQVIGPPSPGSKAVLWAESRLPRQTWSISESGHICSQMFEGRILDVKGGRGYDRDHVVLWEPTKDRASQISNTLRAVASGICSVPLRV; this is encoded by the exons atggagggggcaggtgggcccCCGGCTCAGGCTGAGGCCCCAGTGGTGAGCACCACACTGGCGTGGCGTCGGCCCCCTGCCCAGGAAGAGATGAGACACCGTTTTCACAAGGTGTCCCTGGTGTCGGGGGCCCAGACAGAAGCCCCCCGGGAGGAGATGTTGGAGTACAGCCACGGTCGAGAGGAAGTCAATGGCTTTGCAACCCGGGCAGAATCGACTATAAGTTACAAGGGACCCCGGGATGGGGCCGGCTCCAAGAGCTTCCAGAGCCACGGGCCCATCTTTTCCAAGAAGTACACGCTACTCCCCAAGGAGAAGAGGCCAGTGGGGAGACGGAAGGAGGCCGTAGACCAGGGCGACAGCAGCCCCCAAGAGCCCAGGACTGAGCAGGCCAACCCGGAAGCCCTGGCCAGGACAGAGCTTTTGGTGCCCCTGCCCGGGCCCCGGGAGCCCAGCCCCCACCCGGGCGTCAGCCTCAGCAGTGGGAGCCCCCGGAGCCTCGAGGAACGCCGGGTGACGCGCACCGTGCAGACCACCGTGGTGGTGGGAGGGCACGTGGAGCGGCGGGTGAACAGCTCCGTGACCGTGGGCCCAGGGCCGTGGGGCGAGGCCCAGCCCAGGGGCCGCAATGTTGTTCGCGCAGTACGGGCAGTGGTCGTGAGCCCCCAGGCCGAGGGCTCCCCTACCCGCAGTCAAGCCCGGGAGCTGCTAAGTAGCCTCGTACCTACTGAGCGGAGCCCCGCTGCCAGCCGGCTTCCCAGGCCCACGGCTGTTGTGCCAAGGAATCCGggtctgggtggcccagggggCGCGGCCTCGGGGCAGCTGCCTGAGCTGGGGATGGCAGAGCCAAAGGACAGATCTGCTCTGGGCCCTGCAGGCAGCTCGGAGGATGGTCACCCGCCTCCGAACCAGGACGTCCCTGCAGCTCACCCAGAGCAAGACCAGAGCCGAGCCCCTGAGGTCCTAACGCGGCAAGGAGCCTCCGGGCCCACCCAGCCCTCTCCCCAGATTTCTCGGAGCCATGTGTCATTACCCTCCTCTCTCGGACGCCAGACTCCTACTCCCTCCCTGGACCCAGAGCACCCCCCAGAGCAGCCAGCGGTGCCCACATACCCCAGGACCCAGCTTACTCTCAAGCCCAGGGTACCCCAGGCGCTGCCCTCCATAAAAAGGGAGGGGCTCACAGATCCCTCTGTTGTCACCAGCCCACCCATGGCGAAGAGCGAGGTGCTTGTTACCGGCCCTGGACAGTCTCTTGCTCCATCCTCTACAAGACGGAAGGCTGTCCCTAGCTCAGGAGCGCTTTCGGCTCCATCCTCCCCGGGGAATAAGCTTGTTCGGGACTCTGAACATGTCCCTGTCTTCTCCCTTACCCAGGCAGAGGTGGTGGCAggccctgctgctcctgctgcctcATCTCCCAAGCCAAGCAAGGTGGTCCAGGCCCCAGCAGGCAGCCCTAGCACCCCAAAAGAGGCTGTCCATGTTACTAAAGGTGACCTTGCTTCTTGTCCCAGCCAGGATGAGGCTGTTGAAGGCCTGACCACTTTCACTATCCCATCTCCCCAAGAGGAGGAGATTGTTGAGGGCTCCAAAGTGAGCCCCATCGCATCTCCCACCCAAAAGGAGCTTGTCCAGGATCCTGGTGCTCCTGCTGCCCCATTTTCCACCCAGACAGTGATTGCCCAGGAcactgctgttccccctgccccctcctcagaGGGTAAGGTGTCCCCCAGCCCAGGAGGGCCCCCTGCCTCAGTGCTGATAAGAGCAGAGGCCAGCCTGGAGTCCCAAATTGTCCCCAACTCCACTGAGGGCGAAATGCTCCCAGAGAcatccagggaggaggaggaggtggccctGGCTGCTGACATGGAGATGTTCCTGGATACTCTGCGGAGCATGGAGCCGCCCGAGATCCTCCGCACTCACCGGCTGCCACGAGCCCCCCGGTCCTCCTACCTGGCCATGTATGCTACGCTGCCTGCCATCGAGGAGGACCAGCCCGGACCATGGGTGCTGGGACCCAGCCCCCAGGAGGTGCCCACActagaagggaaagaggaagaggaagaggaggaggaagaaccaGAGAACCCCTACCTAAGTGACGATGAGAAGCTCCAGCGCAGGCAGGAGAAGGCCGGGCCTAGCCCCTCCTGGGACTCTCGCCCTGCGAGGCCCCCCCAGGTCTCTTGTTCTCCTCTGGAGATGATGAAGAAACATGTAGCAGATGCCAAGGGCCCCCGCCCAGAGCTGGGGCCAGAGTGGCAAGCAAGCAGTAGGCCTACTTCTCGTCTTGGAGGCAGCCTTCTCTTCAGTGGTCTGGTGTCtgccacccaggaggcccccaTCTCGGAACCACTGGGCACAAAACTATCTGCTCTGCCACCCCACGTGACACCTGGAACCAGGAAGGTGCCAGGACAGCTGCCCCTGCTCTGCAGCGAAAGGCCACCACCAGAGAAGCCTGCTTGTGCCCAGCCCCTGGTGGGGTGG AGCCCAGCATTGAAGATCCAGGGCAAGCTGAACACCAGGCCTGGAAAG ATGATCCTCTTCTCAGAGCCTGGCTGCCAAGGCAGCAGCAGGGAGGTCTGGGAAGACACTGCTGACACCTCCAGTTGGCCCCGGGTGGCCTCCGTGAGGGTGGTTCGAGGCTG CTGGGTGCTATACGAAGAGCCAGAGTTCCGGGGCAGGAAGCTGGTTGTGCCTGAAGGAGATGTGGATTTAGGAGCCCCAGGGCCAGCGTGGAGCACCCAGGGCATTGGCTCTGTGAGGCGGGTTGTCCGG GACTACAGTACCCCAGAGATCATCGTGTACTCTGAGAAGGGCCTCAAGGGGGAGCAAGTGGAGCTAACCGATGCCTTGGAGGACACCCAGGGCCTGGAGAAGCCCCTACAGGCCGCATCTGCCACTGTCTCTGCAGGACT gtgGCTGCTGTACCCCAAACCCTCCTTTGAAGACTCTCCCTGCATTCTGGAGCCTGGAGAGTACCCGACCTTGGAGGCCTGGGGTACATCTGACCTCAGAGTGGGCTCCTTGAAGCCCATGAGATTG GGCTGCCCAAGCGTGGAGAAGCCAAGGGAGCCCAAG GTTGTGGTTTATGAGGCCACAGGCTTTCAGGGCCAGAGCTGGGAAGTGAGCAGAGACATCTACAACCTCCAGGAGCCAGAGGACAGCCAGAGCCCCCACCTGGCCTCTGTGGGGTCTCTGCGAGTTCTTGGGGGCTG ctgGGTGGGCTACCAGAAGGCAGGCTTTCGCGGCCACCAGTATCTGCTGGAGGAGGGAGAATATGCTGATTGGTCACACTGGGGAGGCTATGACGAGGCGCTGACCTCCCTGCGGGTCATCCGGACG GACTTCGGGGACCCGGCCCTCGTGCTGTTTGAGGCCACGGACTTCGAGGGGCACGCCGCGGAGGTGAGAGAGGCATTGCCGGACGTGGAGCTGGCGCGACACGGCCCCCACACGCAGGCCATCCACGTGCTCAGCGGCGT GTGGGTGGCCTATCAGAAGGTGGGCTTCTCCGGGGAGCAGTACGTGCTGGAGAAGGGCGTGTACCGCACCTGCGACGACTGGGGCGCGGGCAACAGCGCCCTCGCCTCGCTGCAGCCGGTCCTGCAG GTCGGCGAGCACAATCTGCACTTTGTCTCAAAG ATTCAGCTTTTCTCTGGCCCCGACTTCCTGGGCGACCACATCTCCTTCGAGGATGACCAGACCTCCTTGCCCGTCTCCTTCCAGCCCCAGTCCTGCCGTGTCCACGGGGGCAG ctggATCCTGTTTGGTGAGAAGAACTTTGAGGGTGACCAGTACATTCTCTCTGAGGGCGAGTTCCCCACTCTTACGGCCATGGGCTGCCTATCTTCCACAGTCCTGGGCTCTCTCCAGAAGGTACCCCTG cactTTTCAGAGCCTTCCATTTTTCTGTATGGACTGGAGTGCTTTGAGGGTAAGGAGATCGAGCTGGACAGAGAGGTGCGCAGCCTGCAAGCCGAGGGCTTCAACAACCACGTGCTGTCCCTGCGGATCAAGGGGGGCGT CTGGGTGCTGTGTGAGCACAGTGACTTCCGGGGCCGCCAGTGGCTGGTGGGCAGCTGTGAGATCACCAACTGGCTGACATACAGTGGGACACAGAGGGTGGGATCCCTCTACCCCATCAAGCAG CGCCGGGTTTATTTCCGCCTCTGGAATGCTGCACTGAGAGGCTTCCTGGCGGTGCCAGACCACGTGGAGGACATGAAGGCGGGCCGAGTGGTGGTGTCCGAGCCCCAAGCCGGAGGCAGCTGCATCTGGTACTACGAGGATGGGCTGCTAAAGAACCAG GTGATTGGgccccccagcccaggctccAAGGCTGTGCTGTGGGCCGAGAGCCGCCTGCCCCGTCAGACGTGGAGCATCAGTGAATCGGGCCATATCTGCAGCCAGATGTTCGAAGGCCGGATCCTAGATGTGAAGG gTGGCCGGGGCTATGACCGGGATCACGTGGTGCTGTGGGAGCCGACCAAGGACCGGGCGTCCCAG ATTTCGAACACGCTCAGGGCGGTGGCTTCTGGGATTTGCAGCGTCCCGCTAAGAGTTTAG
- the CRYBG2 gene encoding beta/gamma crystallin domain-containing protein 2 isoform X3 — protein MEGAGGPPAQAEAPVVSTTLAWRRPPAQEEMRHRFHKVSLVSGAQTEAPREEMLEYSHGREEVNGFATRAESTISYKGPRDGAGSKSFQSHGPIFSKKYTLLPKEKRPVGRRKEAVDQGDSSPQEPRTEQANPEALARTELLVPLPGPREPSPHPGVSLSSGSPRSLEERRVTRTVQTTVVVGGHVERRVNSSVTVGPGPWGEAQPRGRNVVRAVRAVVVSPQAEGSPTRSQARELLSSLVPTERSPAASRLPRPTAVVPRNPGLGGPGGAASGQLPELGMAEPKDRSALGPAGSSEDGHPPPNQDVPAAHPEQDQSRAPEVLTRQGASGPTQPSPQISRSHVSLPSSLGRQTPTPSLDPEHPPEQPAVPTYPRTQLTLKPRVPQALPSIKREGLTDPSVVTSPPMAKSEVLVTGPGQSLAPSSTRRKAVPSSGALSAPSSPGNKLVRDSEHVPVFSLTQAEVVAGPAAPAASSPKPSKVVQAPAGSPSTPKEAVHVTKGDLASCPSQDEAVEGLTTFTIPSPQEEEIVEGSKVSPIASPTQKELVQDPGAPAAPFSTQTVIAQDTAVPPAPSSEGKVSPSPGGPPASVLIRAEASLESQIVPNSTEGEMLPETSREEEEVALAADMEMFLDTLRSMEPPEILRTHRLPRAPRSSYLAMYATLPAIEEDQPGPWVLGPSPQEVPTLEGKEEEEEEEEEPENPYLSDDEKLQRRQEKAGPSPSWDSRPARPPQVSCSPLEMMKKHVADAKGPRPELGPEWQASSRPTSRLGGSLLFSGLVSATQEAPISEPLGTKLSALPPHVTPGTRKVPGQLPLLCSERPPPEKPACAQPLVGWSPALKIQGKLNTRPGKMILFSEPGCQGSSREVWEDTADTSSWPRVASVRVVRGCWVLYEEPEFRGRKLVVPEGDVDLGAPGPAWSTQGIGSVRRVVRDYSTPEIIVYSEKGLKGEQVELTDALEDTQGLEKPLQAASATVSAGLWLLYPKPSFEDSPCILEPGEYPTLEAWGTSDLRVGSLKPMRLGCPSVEKPREPKVVVYEATGFQGQSWEVSRDIYNLQEPEDSQSPHLASVGSLRVLGGCWVGYQKAGFRGHQYLLEEGEYADWSHWGGYDEALTSLRVIRTDFGDPALVLFEATDFEGHAAEVREALPDVELARHGPHTQAIHVLSGVWVAYQKVGFSGEQYVLEKGVYRTCDDWGAGNSALASLQPVLQVGEHNLHFVSKIQLFSGPDFLGDHISFEDDQTSLPVSFQPQSCRVHGGSWILFGEKNFEGDQYILSEGEFPTLTAMGCLSSTVLGSLQKVPLHFSEPSIFLYGLECFEGKEIELDREVRSLQAEGFNNHVLSLRIKGGVWVLCEHSDFRGRQWLVGSCEITNWLTYSGTQRVGSLYPIKQRRVYFRLWNAALRGFLAVPDHVEDMKAGRVVVSEPQAGGSCIWYYEDGLLKNQAAPTMSLQVIGPPSPGSKAVLWAESRLPRQTWSISESGHICSQMFEGRILDVKGGRGYDRDHVVLWEPTKDRASQISNTLRAVASGICSVPLRV, from the exons atggagggggcaggtgggcccCCGGCTCAGGCTGAGGCCCCAGTGGTGAGCACCACACTGGCGTGGCGTCGGCCCCCTGCCCAGGAAGAGATGAGACACCGTTTTCACAAGGTGTCCCTGGTGTCGGGGGCCCAGACAGAAGCCCCCCGGGAGGAGATGTTGGAGTACAGCCACGGTCGAGAGGAAGTCAATGGCTTTGCAACCCGGGCAGAATCGACTATAAGTTACAAGGGACCCCGGGATGGGGCCGGCTCCAAGAGCTTCCAGAGCCACGGGCCCATCTTTTCCAAGAAGTACACGCTACTCCCCAAGGAGAAGAGGCCAGTGGGGAGACGGAAGGAGGCCGTAGACCAGGGCGACAGCAGCCCCCAAGAGCCCAGGACTGAGCAGGCCAACCCGGAAGCCCTGGCCAGGACAGAGCTTTTGGTGCCCCTGCCCGGGCCCCGGGAGCCCAGCCCCCACCCGGGCGTCAGCCTCAGCAGTGGGAGCCCCCGGAGCCTCGAGGAACGCCGGGTGACGCGCACCGTGCAGACCACCGTGGTGGTGGGAGGGCACGTGGAGCGGCGGGTGAACAGCTCCGTGACCGTGGGCCCAGGGCCGTGGGGCGAGGCCCAGCCCAGGGGCCGCAATGTTGTTCGCGCAGTACGGGCAGTGGTCGTGAGCCCCCAGGCCGAGGGCTCCCCTACCCGCAGTCAAGCCCGGGAGCTGCTAAGTAGCCTCGTACCTACTGAGCGGAGCCCCGCTGCCAGCCGGCTTCCCAGGCCCACGGCTGTTGTGCCAAGGAATCCGggtctgggtggcccagggggCGCGGCCTCGGGGCAGCTGCCTGAGCTGGGGATGGCAGAGCCAAAGGACAGATCTGCTCTGGGCCCTGCAGGCAGCTCGGAGGATGGTCACCCGCCTCCGAACCAGGACGTCCCTGCAGCTCACCCAGAGCAAGACCAGAGCCGAGCCCCTGAGGTCCTAACGCGGCAAGGAGCCTCCGGGCCCACCCAGCCCTCTCCCCAGATTTCTCGGAGCCATGTGTCATTACCCTCCTCTCTCGGACGCCAGACTCCTACTCCCTCCCTGGACCCAGAGCACCCCCCAGAGCAGCCAGCGGTGCCCACATACCCCAGGACCCAGCTTACTCTCAAGCCCAGGGTACCCCAGGCGCTGCCCTCCATAAAAAGGGAGGGGCTCACAGATCCCTCTGTTGTCACCAGCCCACCCATGGCGAAGAGCGAGGTGCTTGTTACCGGCCCTGGACAGTCTCTTGCTCCATCCTCTACAAGACGGAAGGCTGTCCCTAGCTCAGGAGCGCTTTCGGCTCCATCCTCCCCGGGGAATAAGCTTGTTCGGGACTCTGAACATGTCCCTGTCTTCTCCCTTACCCAGGCAGAGGTGGTGGCAggccctgctgctcctgctgcctcATCTCCCAAGCCAAGCAAGGTGGTCCAGGCCCCAGCAGGCAGCCCTAGCACCCCAAAAGAGGCTGTCCATGTTACTAAAGGTGACCTTGCTTCTTGTCCCAGCCAGGATGAGGCTGTTGAAGGCCTGACCACTTTCACTATCCCATCTCCCCAAGAGGAGGAGATTGTTGAGGGCTCCAAAGTGAGCCCCATCGCATCTCCCACCCAAAAGGAGCTTGTCCAGGATCCTGGTGCTCCTGCTGCCCCATTTTCCACCCAGACAGTGATTGCCCAGGAcactgctgttccccctgccccctcctcagaGGGTAAGGTGTCCCCCAGCCCAGGAGGGCCCCCTGCCTCAGTGCTGATAAGAGCAGAGGCCAGCCTGGAGTCCCAAATTGTCCCCAACTCCACTGAGGGCGAAATGCTCCCAGAGAcatccagggaggaggaggaggtggccctGGCTGCTGACATGGAGATGTTCCTGGATACTCTGCGGAGCATGGAGCCGCCCGAGATCCTCCGCACTCACCGGCTGCCACGAGCCCCCCGGTCCTCCTACCTGGCCATGTATGCTACGCTGCCTGCCATCGAGGAGGACCAGCCCGGACCATGGGTGCTGGGACCCAGCCCCCAGGAGGTGCCCACActagaagggaaagaggaagaggaagaggaggaggaagaaccaGAGAACCCCTACCTAAGTGACGATGAGAAGCTCCAGCGCAGGCAGGAGAAGGCCGGGCCTAGCCCCTCCTGGGACTCTCGCCCTGCGAGGCCCCCCCAGGTCTCTTGTTCTCCTCTGGAGATGATGAAGAAACATGTAGCAGATGCCAAGGGCCCCCGCCCAGAGCTGGGGCCAGAGTGGCAAGCAAGCAGTAGGCCTACTTCTCGTCTTGGAGGCAGCCTTCTCTTCAGTGGTCTGGTGTCtgccacccaggaggcccccaTCTCGGAACCACTGGGCACAAAACTATCTGCTCTGCCACCCCACGTGACACCTGGAACCAGGAAGGTGCCAGGACAGCTGCCCCTGCTCTGCAGCGAAAGGCCACCACCAGAGAAGCCTGCTTGTGCCCAGCCCCTGGTGGGGTGG AGCCCAGCATTGAAGATCCAGGGCAAGCTGAACACCAGGCCTGGAAAG ATGATCCTCTTCTCAGAGCCTGGCTGCCAAGGCAGCAGCAGGGAGGTCTGGGAAGACACTGCTGACACCTCCAGTTGGCCCCGGGTGGCCTCCGTGAGGGTGGTTCGAGGCTG CTGGGTGCTATACGAAGAGCCAGAGTTCCGGGGCAGGAAGCTGGTTGTGCCTGAAGGAGATGTGGATTTAGGAGCCCCAGGGCCAGCGTGGAGCACCCAGGGCATTGGCTCTGTGAGGCGGGTTGTCCGG GACTACAGTACCCCAGAGATCATCGTGTACTCTGAGAAGGGCCTCAAGGGGGAGCAAGTGGAGCTAACCGATGCCTTGGAGGACACCCAGGGCCTGGAGAAGCCCCTACAGGCCGCATCTGCCACTGTCTCTGCAGGACT gtgGCTGCTGTACCCCAAACCCTCCTTTGAAGACTCTCCCTGCATTCTGGAGCCTGGAGAGTACCCGACCTTGGAGGCCTGGGGTACATCTGACCTCAGAGTGGGCTCCTTGAAGCCCATGAGATTG GGCTGCCCAAGCGTGGAGAAGCCAAGGGAGCCCAAG GTTGTGGTTTATGAGGCCACAGGCTTTCAGGGCCAGAGCTGGGAAGTGAGCAGAGACATCTACAACCTCCAGGAGCCAGAGGACAGCCAGAGCCCCCACCTGGCCTCTGTGGGGTCTCTGCGAGTTCTTGGGGGCTG ctgGGTGGGCTACCAGAAGGCAGGCTTTCGCGGCCACCAGTATCTGCTGGAGGAGGGAGAATATGCTGATTGGTCACACTGGGGAGGCTATGACGAGGCGCTGACCTCCCTGCGGGTCATCCGGACG GACTTCGGGGACCCGGCCCTCGTGCTGTTTGAGGCCACGGACTTCGAGGGGCACGCCGCGGAGGTGAGAGAGGCATTGCCGGACGTGGAGCTGGCGCGACACGGCCCCCACACGCAGGCCATCCACGTGCTCAGCGGCGT GTGGGTGGCCTATCAGAAGGTGGGCTTCTCCGGGGAGCAGTACGTGCTGGAGAAGGGCGTGTACCGCACCTGCGACGACTGGGGCGCGGGCAACAGCGCCCTCGCCTCGCTGCAGCCGGTCCTGCAG GTCGGCGAGCACAATCTGCACTTTGTCTCAAAG ATTCAGCTTTTCTCTGGCCCCGACTTCCTGGGCGACCACATCTCCTTCGAGGATGACCAGACCTCCTTGCCCGTCTCCTTCCAGCCCCAGTCCTGCCGTGTCCACGGGGGCAG ctggATCCTGTTTGGTGAGAAGAACTTTGAGGGTGACCAGTACATTCTCTCTGAGGGCGAGTTCCCCACTCTTACGGCCATGGGCTGCCTATCTTCCACAGTCCTGGGCTCTCTCCAGAAGGTACCCCTG cactTTTCAGAGCCTTCCATTTTTCTGTATGGACTGGAGTGCTTTGAGGGTAAGGAGATCGAGCTGGACAGAGAGGTGCGCAGCCTGCAAGCCGAGGGCTTCAACAACCACGTGCTGTCCCTGCGGATCAAGGGGGGCGT CTGGGTGCTGTGTGAGCACAGTGACTTCCGGGGCCGCCAGTGGCTGGTGGGCAGCTGTGAGATCACCAACTGGCTGACATACAGTGGGACACAGAGGGTGGGATCCCTCTACCCCATCAAGCAG CGCCGGGTTTATTTCCGCCTCTGGAATGCTGCACTGAGAGGCTTCCTGGCGGTGCCAGACCACGTGGAGGACATGAAGGCGGGCCGAGTGGTGGTGTCCGAGCCCCAAGCCGGAGGCAGCTGCATCTGGTACTACGAGGATGGGCTGCTAAAGAACCAG gcaGCCCCTACCATGAGCCTGCAGGTGATTGGgccccccagcccaggctccAAGGCTGTGCTGTGGGCCGAGAGCCGCCTGCCCCGTCAGACGTGGAGCATCAGTGAATCGGGCCATATCTGCAGCCAGATGTTCGAAGGCCGGATCCTAGATGTGAAGG gTGGCCGGGGCTATGACCGGGATCACGTGGTGCTGTGGGAGCCGACCAAGGACCGGGCGTCCCAG ATTTCGAACACGCTCAGGGCGGTGGCTTCTGGGATTTGCAGCGTCCCGCTAAGAGTTTAG